A stretch of Tenrec ecaudatus isolate mTenEca1 chromosome 2, mTenEca1.hap1, whole genome shotgun sequence DNA encodes these proteins:
- the LOC142440332 gene encoding olfactory receptor 2T29-like, translated as MDNTTWLASYTGGSNFILLGLFIQSNHPVLLSVVIFVIFLMALSGNALLIFLIHSNAHLQTPMYFFISQLSLMDMMYISVTVPKMLIDQVIGVKKISIAECGIQMFLYLTLVGSEFFLLAAMAYDRYMAICHPLRYPVLMNRRVCLLLAAGCWFLGSVDGFLITPITMTFPFCRSREIQHFFCEVPAIMKLSCSDTSLIETLMYLCCVLMLLIPVTVISSSYSFILITIHRMKSAEGRKKAFFTCSSHMTVVTLFYGAAIYTYMIPSSYHTPEKDMVVSFFYTILTPVLNPLIYSLRNKDVTGALKKMLHVGPVIQEAIN; from the coding sequence ATGGACAACACCACATGGCTGGCCAGCTACACTGGAGGATCCAATTTCATCTTGTTGGGGCTCTTCATTCAATCTAATCACCCTGTTCTGCTCTCTGTGGTCATTTTTGTGATTTTCCTAATGGCCTTGTCTGGAAATGCCCTCCTGATCTTCTTGATACACTCCAATGCCCACCTCCAAACGCCTATGTACTTTTTCATAAGTCAGTTGTCCCTCATGGACATGATGTACATTTCTGTCACTGTGCCGAAGATGCTTATAGACCAGGTCATAGGTGTCAAAAAGATCTCGATTGCTGAATGTGGGATACAGATGTTTCTATACTTGACATTAGTAGGATCAGAATTTTTTCTTCTAGCGGCCATGGCCTATGATAGATACATGGCTATCTGCCATCCCCTCCGCTATCCAGTTCTTATGAATCGCAGGGTATGTCTTCTCCTGGCAGCTGGTTGCTGGTTCCTGGGCTCAGTGGATGGCTTCTTGATCACTCCCATCACCATGACCTTTCCCTTTTGCAGATCCAGGGAGATCCAGCACTTCTTCTGTGAGGTCCCTGCCATAATGAAGCTCTCCTGCTCTGACACTTCACTCATTGAGACACTGATGTATCTGTGTTGTGTGCTCATGCTCCTGATCCCTGTGACAGTCATTTCAAGCTCTTATTCTTTCATCCTCATCACCATCCACAGGATGAAGTCTGCAGAGGGCCGGAAGAAGGCCTTCTTCACCTGTTCCTCCCATATGACTGTGGTCACCCTATTCTATGGGGCTGCAATCTACACCTACATGATCCCTAGCTCCTACCACACACCAGAGAAGGACATGGTGGTGTCTTTCTTTTACACCATCCTCACTCCTGTACTAAACCCTTTAATCTATAGTCTTAGGAATAAAGATGTCACAGGGGCGTTGAAGAAAATGTTGCATGTGGGACCTGTTATTCAAGAAGCTATAAACTAG